The following coding sequences are from one Passer domesticus isolate bPasDom1 chromosome 11, bPasDom1.hap1, whole genome shotgun sequence window:
- the CLDN1 gene encoding claudin-1: MASGGLQLLGFVMAFLGWIGIIISTAMPQWKMASYAGDNIVTAQALYEGLWMSCAMQSTGQIQCKVYDSLLKLEGSLQATRALMVASILLGLVGMFVAVTGMKCMKCMEDDQVKKMRMAVFGGVIFIISGLAALVATSWYGNRVARAFYDPFTPVNTRFEFGSALFIGWAASSLAILGGSFLCCSCPRRETSYPPTRGYPKNASSTGKDYV; encoded by the exons ATGGCCAGCggagggctgcagctcctgggcttcGTCATGGCCTTCCTCGGCTGGATCGGCATCATCATCAGCACCGCCATGCCCCAGTGGAAGATGGCATCCTACGCGGGGGACAACATCGTCACGGCCCAGGCGCTCTACGAGGGGCTGTGGATGTCGTGCGCCATGCAGAGCACGGGGCAGATCCAGTGCAAGGTGTACGACTCGCTGCTCAAGCTGGAGG GCAGTCTGCAGGCCACAAGGGCTTTGATGGTGGCTTCAATACTCCTGGGGCTCGTTGGAATGTTTGTTGCTGTGACTGGCATGAAATGCATGAAGTGCATGGAAGATGACCAGGTGAAGAAGATGAGGATGGCTGTCTTCGGTGGGGTGATCTTCATCATTTCAG GTCTGGCAGCGCTGGTGGCCACCTCGTGGTATGGGAACAGAGTGGCTCGGGCCTTTTATGACCCTTTCACCCCAGTCAACACCAG ATTTGAGTTTGGGTCAGCTCTCTTCATTGGCTGGGCAGCTTCATCTCTGGCCATACTGGGGGGatccttcctctgctgctcctgtccaCGGAGAGAAACTTCATATCCACCTACCCGAGGCTACCCAAAAAATGCCTCCTCCACAGGGAAGGATTATGTATAA